Proteins encoded by one window of Bradyrhizobium sp. B097:
- a CDS encoding patatin-like phospholipase family protein — protein sequence MLDSWMGRGQKSSDGPDKVGLGTVRRPVIGLALGGGAARGFAHIGIIKTLLAHGIVPNVVVGTSIGSVVGGAYAAGHIDKLEQWARSLQPRSVLGYLDIRLNGSGLIGGAKLAAEIEAALGQVMIEDLTVKFASVATEVRTGHEIWLTQGRVVDAMRASYALPGIFAPVLIGDRWLVDGALVNPVPVSAARALGAEIVIAANLSSDVFAHSTTIYNHGPSAAPEVTVAVTAEAETEPEPPKRRFGRFFSAERTVKREFFGSASRPGISSVMVDAFNIMQDRITRARLAGDPPDMLISPRVGQIGWFDFHRADDLIAHGIRAAERAIGAIEEAIDILVPPSNGAGTTGK from the coding sequence GTGTTGGATAGCTGGATGGGCCGCGGCCAAAAGAGCTCCGACGGCCCCGACAAGGTCGGACTGGGAACGGTTCGCCGGCCGGTGATCGGGCTTGCGCTCGGCGGCGGCGCCGCGCGCGGCTTTGCTCATATCGGCATCATCAAGACCCTGCTCGCCCACGGCATCGTCCCCAACGTGGTGGTCGGCACCTCGATCGGCTCCGTGGTCGGCGGTGCCTATGCGGCCGGCCATATCGACAAGCTGGAGCAGTGGGCCCGCAGCCTGCAGCCGCGCAGCGTGCTCGGCTACCTCGACATCCGCCTCAACGGCTCCGGCCTGATCGGCGGCGCAAAGCTGGCCGCCGAGATCGAGGCCGCGCTGGGCCAGGTCATGATCGAGGACCTCACGGTCAAGTTCGCCAGCGTTGCAACCGAAGTCCGCACCGGGCACGAGATCTGGCTGACCCAGGGCCGCGTGGTCGACGCGATGCGCGCCTCCTACGCCCTGCCCGGCATCTTCGCGCCGGTGCTGATCGGCGACCGTTGGCTGGTCGACGGCGCGCTGGTCAATCCGGTGCCGGTTTCGGCCGCCCGCGCCCTCGGCGCCGAGATCGTCATTGCGGCGAACCTCTCCAGCGACGTGTTCGCGCACTCGACCACGATCTACAATCACGGACCGTCCGCCGCGCCCGAGGTGACGGTCGCGGTGACTGCCGAGGCAGAAACTGAGCCAGAGCCGCCGAAGCGGCGGTTCGGCCGCTTCTTCTCCGCCGAACGGACCGTGAAGCGGGAGTTTTTCGGCAGCGCCAGCCGACCCGGGATCTCGAGCGTCATGGTCGACGCCTTCAACATCATGCAGGACCGCATCACCCGTGCGCGCCTCGCCGGGGATCCGCCCGACATGCTGATCTCGCCGCGCGTCGGCCAGATCGGCTGGTTCGACTTCCACCGCGCCGACGACCTGATCGCACACGGCATCCGCGCGGCCGAACGCGCCATCGGCGCGATCGAGGAAGCGATCGATATCCTGGTGCCGCCGTCGAACGGCGCGGGCACCACCGGGAAGTAG
- a CDS encoding EAL domain-containing protein: MIMANKKSATTSAKFNSEMFADVPVLQRKWQAAVRPGEKLPHYEDVMLGSLGRLADHIVLLRNVDGVLSVSHTGRYVQTWLNDERWDIPLSALPPDCATALTEAASNARENCRPYLASAHCVRDGLVRTFDVLALPTRSRWGGILVGVYVNERNAQYNLLDTIFSATDEGVLSLAAIRDARGEAADFQIVHLNQGAARLLMQPATELLWRRLSAGGNPLAAPAVMNRLRGFVGSGFVGNGPGGQFEIDSGDRCLRLGVTAFGDMLSLTVSDVTALKQREQSFRLLFENNPMPMWVFDAGTMEFLSVNDAAVQHYGYSRERFLGMTLREIWPEDEWAMHSAALREVGDVYQSSRDWRHIKADGTEIHVLTFGRRVAFEGRDGYLVAVVDITERRAAEARIAHMAHHDGLTNLPNRDFYQERLREALERSRSGNRRVAVMCIDLDLFKNVNDSFGHPMGDRLLKLVAERLREVVRDDNVAARLGGDEFAIVLAADVSPNEASAFAERLIDALSAPYKIDGLEVVVGASVGIALSPGDGTTSEDLMRNADMALYRAKSDGGGVHHFFEPEMDQQAQKRRDMERDLRAAFSNGEFELHYQPLVDIAADRISGFESLLRWQHPQKGMISPAEFIPVAEDIGLIVALGEWVLREACAEAMKWPADVKVAVNLSPVQFRSRNLVQAVISALAHSGLSARRLELEITESVFLAETEANLAILHQLRELGVSISMDDFGTGYSSLSYLRSFPFDKIKIDRSFVKDLARRSDCLAIVRAISGLGRSLKITTTAEGVETTDQLDWLRAEGCNEVQGFLFSAARPGHEIAALMSGFAERASKAA, encoded by the coding sequence ATGATCATGGCCAACAAGAAATCAGCAACGACTTCGGCCAAGTTCAATTCCGAGATGTTCGCCGACGTTCCGGTTCTGCAACGCAAGTGGCAGGCGGCAGTCCGTCCCGGCGAAAAGCTGCCGCATTATGAAGACGTGATGCTCGGCAGCCTTGGCCGGCTCGCCGATCACATCGTGCTGCTGCGGAACGTCGACGGCGTGCTCAGCGTCTCGCACACCGGCCGCTACGTCCAGACCTGGCTGAACGACGAGCGTTGGGACATTCCACTCAGCGCGCTGCCGCCGGACTGCGCGACGGCATTGACCGAAGCTGCTTCGAATGCGCGCGAGAACTGCCGGCCCTATCTCGCGTCGGCGCATTGCGTGCGCGACGGTCTGGTGCGGACCTTCGACGTGCTGGCGCTGCCGACGCGGTCGCGCTGGGGCGGCATCCTGGTCGGCGTCTATGTCAACGAGCGCAATGCGCAGTACAATCTTCTCGATACGATTTTCTCGGCCACCGACGAGGGCGTGCTGTCGCTCGCTGCGATCCGCGACGCGCGGGGCGAGGCGGCCGACTTCCAGATCGTGCATCTCAACCAGGGCGCCGCAAGGCTCCTGATGCAGCCCGCGACCGAATTGCTGTGGCGTCGGCTCAGCGCCGGCGGCAATCCGCTGGCAGCGCCGGCGGTGATGAACCGCCTGCGCGGATTCGTGGGAAGCGGATTCGTCGGCAACGGTCCTGGCGGCCAGTTCGAGATCGACAGCGGCGATCGCTGCCTGCGACTCGGCGTCACGGCATTCGGCGACATGCTGTCGCTGACCGTCTCCGACGTCACCGCGCTGAAGCAGCGCGAGCAGTCGTTCCGCCTGCTGTTCGAGAACAACCCGATGCCGATGTGGGTATTCGACGCCGGCACGATGGAGTTCCTCAGCGTCAATGACGCCGCCGTTCAGCACTATGGATACAGCCGGGAGAGATTTCTCGGCATGACGCTCCGCGAGATCTGGCCGGAGGATGAGTGGGCCATGCACAGCGCCGCCTTGCGCGAGGTCGGCGACGTCTATCAATCGAGCCGCGACTGGCGGCACATCAAGGCTGATGGCACCGAGATCCATGTGCTGACCTTCGGACGCAGGGTGGCGTTCGAGGGCCGCGACGGCTATCTGGTCGCGGTGGTCGACATCACGGAACGCCGTGCTGCCGAAGCGCGGATCGCGCACATGGCGCACCATGACGGTCTGACCAACCTGCCGAACCGCGACTTCTACCAGGAGCGCCTGCGCGAGGCGCTGGAGCGCAGCCGGTCCGGCAATCGGCGCGTCGCGGTGATGTGCATCGATCTCGACCTGTTCAAGAACGTCAACGACTCCTTCGGGCATCCGATGGGCGACCGGCTGCTCAAGCTGGTGGCGGAGCGGCTGCGCGAGGTGGTCCGCGACGACAACGTGGCGGCCCGTCTCGGCGGCGACGAGTTCGCGATCGTGCTTGCCGCGGATGTCTCGCCGAACGAAGCGAGCGCTTTCGCCGAACGGCTGATCGATGCCCTGAGCGCGCCCTACAAGATCGACGGGCTCGAGGTCGTGGTCGGCGCCAGCGTCGGGATCGCGCTGTCGCCGGGCGACGGCACGACGTCGGAGGACCTGATGCGCAATGCCGACATGGCGTTGTATCGCGCCAAGTCCGACGGCGGCGGCGTGCATCATTTCTTCGAGCCGGAGATGGATCAGCAGGCGCAGAAGCGCCGCGACATGGAGCGCGATCTGCGCGCGGCTTTCAGCAACGGCGAATTCGAGCTGCACTACCAGCCGCTGGTCGACATCGCCGCCGACCGCATCAGTGGCTTCGAGTCGCTGCTGCGGTGGCAGCACCCGCAGAAGGGCATGATCTCGCCTGCGGAGTTCATCCCGGTTGCGGAAGACATCGGCCTGATCGTCGCGCTCGGCGAATGGGTGCTGCGCGAGGCCTGCGCCGAGGCGATGAAGTGGCCCGCCGACGTGAAGGTCGCGGTCAATCTGTCGCCGGTGCAGTTCCGCAGCCGCAATCTGGTCCAGGCCGTGATTTCGGCGCTGGCGCATTCCGGCCTGTCGGCGCGGCGGCTCGAGCTCGAGATCACCGAGTCGGTGTTCCTGGCGGAGACCGAGGCCAATCTCGCGATCCTGCATCAGCTGCGCGAGCTCGGCGTCAGCATCTCGATGGACGATTTCGGCACCGGCTATTCCAGCCTGAGCTATTTGCGCAGCTTCCCGTTCGACAAGATCAAGATCGACCGCTCCTTCGTGAAGGACCTCGCGCGGCGCTCCGACTGCCTCGCGATCGTGCGCGCGATCTCCGGCCTCGGCCGCAGTCTCAAGATCACCACGACCGCGGAGGGGGTCGAGACAACCGACCAGCTCGACTGGCTGCGCGCCGAAGGCTGCAACGAGGTGCAGGGCTTCCTGTTCAGCGCGG